From a single Struthio camelus isolate bStrCam1 chromosome 31, bStrCam1.hap1, whole genome shotgun sequence genomic region:
- the OLFM2 gene encoding noelin-2 isoform X1, with the protein MTVPLLKIGAVLSTMAMVTNWMSQTLPSLVGLNGTAVSRAGTSEKITLFQSPDEGWQVYTSAQAPDGKCLCTAVIPVQGTCSRDLRSHQLRRLTEKVQNVSQSMEVLDLRTARDLQYVRNTEALLRGLDARLRAAADGHRSLNARSFQELQDKMTELLPLLPVLDQYKADARRMGQLKEEVRNLSASLLALQEEMGAYDYEELQRRVLLLEARLHACLQKLGCGKLTGVSNPITIRASGSRFGSWMTDTMTPSADSRVWYMDGYYKGRRVLEFRTLNDFVTGQNFVQHLLPHPWAGTGHVVFNGSLYYNKYQSNVAVKYHFRSRSVLVQRSLASAGYNNTFPYSWGGFSDIDFMVDESGLWAVYTTNQNAGNIVVSRVDPQTLEVLRSWDTGYPKRSAGEAFMICGTLYVTNSHLAGAKIYFAYYTNTSSYEYTDIPFHNQYSHISMLDYNPRERVLYTWNNGHQVIYNVTLFHVIKTSGEL; encoded by the exons atgACGGTGCCGCTGCTGAAGATCGGGGCCGTGCTGAGCACCATGGCCATGGTCACCAACTGGATGTCCCAGACGCTGCCCTCGCTCGTGGGGCTCAACGGCACCGCCGTGTCGCGGGCCGGCACCTCCGAGAAGATC ACCCTCTTCCAGAGCCCCGATGAGGGCTGGCAGGTCTACACCTCGGCGCAGGCCCCCGATGGCAAGTGCCTCTGCACCGCCGTCATCCCCGTGCAGGGCACCTGCTCCCGGGACCTGCGCAGCCACCAGCTCCGACGGCTCACCGAGAAG gtgcagaacGTCTCGCAGTCGATGGAGGTGCTGGACCTGCGCACCGCCCGCGACCTGCAGTACGTGCGCAACACCGAGGCGCTGCTGCGGGGCCTGGACGCCCGGCTGCGGGCCGCCGCCGACGGCCACAGGAGCCTCAACGCCAGGAGCTTCCAG GAGCTCCAGGACAAGATGAcggagctgctgccgctgctgcccgtGCTGGATCAGTACAAGGCGGACGCACGGCGGATGGGGCAGCTGAAGGAGGAGGTGAGGAACCTCTCGGCGAGCCTGCTGGCCCTCCAGGAGGAGATGGGCGCCTACGACTACGAGGAGCTGCAGCGGcgggtgctgctgctggaggcgcGCCTGCACGCCTGCCTGCAGAAGCTGG gctgCGGCAAGCTGACGGGCGTCAGCAACCCCATCACCATCCGCGCCTCGGGCTCCCGCTTCGGGTCCTGGATGACCGACACGATGACGCCCAGCGCCGACAGCCGG GTGTGGTACATGGACGGCTACTACAAGGGGCGCCGCGTGCTGGAGTTTCGGACCCTCAACGACTTCGTCACGGGGCAGAACTTCGTGCAGCACCTCCTGCCGCACCCCTGGGCCGGCACGGGCCACGTGGTCTTCAACGGGTCGCTCTACTACAACAAGTACCAGAGCAACGTCGCCGTGAAGTACCACTTCCGCTCGCGCAGCGTCCTGGTGCAGCGCAGCCTGGCCAGCGCCGGCTACAACAACACCTTCCCCTACTCCTGGGGCGGCTTCTCCGACATCGACTTCATGGTGGACGAGAGCGGGCTCTGGGCCGTCTACACCACCAACCAGAACGCCGGCAACATCGTGGTGAGCCGGGTGGACCCGCAGACGCTGGAGGTGCTGCGCAGCTGGGACACGGGCTACCCCAAGCGCAGCGCCGGGGAGGCCTTCATGATCTGCGGCACCCTCTACGTCACCAACTCCCACCTGGCCGGCGCCAAGATCTACTTCGCCTACTACACAAACACTTCCAGCTACGAGTACACGGATATCC